One Trachemys scripta elegans isolate TJP31775 chromosome 4, CAS_Tse_1.0, whole genome shotgun sequence genomic region harbors:
- the ABCD4 gene encoding ATP-binding cassette sub-family D member 4 isoform X4 — translation MYVSWRKTLTEYLHGYYFQGQVYYTLNVLREDIDNPDQRISQDVERFCRQLSSMASKLIISPFTLGYYTYQCFQSTGWLGPVSIFGYFVIGTVVNKVLMSPIVSKLVHQEKLEGDFRFKHMQIRVNAEPAAFYRAGQVEHMRTDRRLQSLLQTQRELMGKELWLYIGINTFDYLGSILSYVVIAIPIFSGVYGDLDPAQLSALVSKNAFVSIYLISCFSQLIDLSATLSDVAGYTHRIGELQETLLSLSRKHRDCESEAKTNWDFDKFLGSSGPGEQTVLGDTAFLLERVSLSVPSSDKLLIKDLDLRISQGNNLLIVGNTGTGKTSLLRVLGGLWESTRGNIHMLTCFGPHGVVFLPQRPFFTDGTLREQVIYPLKKIYPVSGSADDERILQFLELAGLSDLLARTGGLDQQVDWNWYDILSPGEMQRLSFARLFYLQPRYAVLDEATSALTEEVENELYRTCAQLGMTLVSVGHRTSLEKFHTWILKLSGRGRWELTRTERARRLPASEGC, via the exons AGACCAGCGAATCAGTCAGGATGTGGAGAGGTTCTGCAGACAGCTAAGTTCCATGGCCAGTAAACTCATCATCTCTCCTTTTACACTGGGCTACTACACCTATCAGTGCTTTCAAAG CACCGGCTGGCTGGGCCCAGTAAGTATCTTTGGGTATTTTGTCATTGGGACAGTTGTTAACAAGGTGCTGATGAGTCCCATTGTGTCAAAACTGGTGCATCAGGAGAAGCTGGAGGGGGATTTCAG GTTCAAGCACATGCAGATTCGTGTAAATGCAGAGCCAGCTGCTTTCTACAG AGCTGGGCAGGTAGAGCACATGAGAACTGACCGCCGGTTGCAGAGCCTCCTGCAGACACAGAGGGAGCTGATGGGCAAAGAACTGTGGCTCTACA TTGGGATCAACACCTTTGACTATCTGGGCAGCATTCTGAGTTACGTGGTGATTGCCATTCCCATCTTTAGTGGTGTCTATGGTGACCTGGATCCAGCACAGCTGAGCGCTCTGGTCAGCAAG AATGCCTTTGTCTCCATTTACCTCATCAGTTGCTTCAGCCAGCTCATCGATCTCTCCGCCACCTTGTCTGACGTGGCTGGCTACACACACAG AATtggggagctgcaggagacactgCTGTCTCTCTCCAGGAAACACCGTGATTGTGAATCGGAAGCCAAAACCAACTGGGACTTTGACAA GTTTCTGGGCTCCAGTGGTCCTGGAGAGCAGACTGTTCTGGGGGATACAGCCTTCCTCCTGGAGCGAGTCTCTCTCTCGGTTCCATCCTCGGACAAGCTGCTCATCAAGGACCTGGACCTACGGATTTCCCAAGGGAACAATCTGCTGATCGTGGGGAACACTGGCACGGGGAAGACATCACTCCTGAGGGTCCTTGGTGGCCTCTGGGAGAGCACACGGG GGAACATCCACATGCTGACCTGCTTTGGCCCCCATGGGGTGGTGTTCCTGCCACAGAGACCTTTCTTCACAGATGGAACCCTGCGAGAGCAG GTGATTTATCCTCTGAAGAAGATTTATCCAGTTTCAG GGTCTGCAGATGATGAGAGGATCCTGCAATTCCTGGAGCTAGCTGGGCTG TCTGATTTGTTGGCGCGCACAGGGGGTCTGGACCAGCAGGTGGATTGGAACTG GTATGACATCCTGTCCCCAGGGGAGATGCAGAGACTCTCATTTGCAAGGCTCTTCTACCTCCAACCCAGATATGCAG TGTTGGATGAAGCCACCAGTGCTCTGACAGAGGAGGTGGAGAATGAGCTATACCGCACTTGCGCTCAGCTGGGGATGACGCTAGTCAGTGTGGGACATCGCACCAGCCTGGAAAAG TTTCACACTTGGATTTTGAAACTCTCCGGAAGAGGAAGATGGGAACTAACAAGAACCGAGAGAGCGAGGCGGCTCCCAGCCAGTGAGGGATGCTGA